The following nucleotide sequence is from Deltaproteobacteria bacterium.
GGCGCGGGAAGGCGCCGACCCGGGCCAGTTCGGCCTGGCGCTCATGCGCGGGGGGCTGCGCGCGGCCGTGTTTCTGGCGGAGACGACGAAGGAGGCGGCCCCGGCGCGCACCGAGGCGTTCTCGCTTGGTTGGCGGTTGCCGGCGTCCGGTTTGCCGCGCGTCGGATACCTGAGCTTCGCCTACTCCCACGGCATCGGCCGCCAGAAGCTTTTCTACGGCATGAGCACCAAGGACATCGTGCCGAGCGTCGTGCATCCCAACGAGATCCTGGACGGCGCGCTGGTGAACGACGGCTATACCAAGCCCACCAAGAACGCCACCCACGACATTCTGAACCATCCCCTGATTCGGGACCTGTACCGGCGGCACAACGACACCATCGTGTTCGCCGGCATGGTGCTGGCGAACCACTACGCCACCTATGACGAGAAGGCGGCCGCGGCCTTTCACGCAGCACGACTGCTCCGGCACGTGGTGGAGGCCGACGCAGTGGTCATCACCAAGGACGGCGGCGGCCAGGCGGACGTGGACCTGATGCTGGCCTGCCGGGCGTGCGAGGAGGCGGGGCTGCGCACGGTGCTGGTGGCCAAGGAGGAGTCCGGCGGCGACGGCCCGGCACTGGTGGACGTGGCGCCCCAGGCGGACGCCATGGTGAGCGTGGGCAACTGCCCCGAGAAGGTGCGGCTGGACGAGCCCATGGAGCGGGTCATCGGCGGCGACGCGTTTCTCGGGGCGATCGAGGGCGACGTGGCCGGGACGGTGGAGATTCCGGTGCAGAACATCATTGGCGCCATCGACCCCATCGGCGGGTCGACGCTGACGGCCCGGTCGGGATAGGAGGAAGCAACATGAAACGCATCGTCCACTACACGAACCAGTTCTTCGCCGGCCTCGGCGGGGAGGAGAGCGCGGGGGCGCCGCCGGGCGTGCTGGAGGGCGCGGTGGGTCCGGGGCGGCTGTTGCGGTCCCTGTTGGGCGAGGGCGCGGGGATCGTGGCGACGGTCTACTGCGGCGACGACCATTTCTCGGAGAACGAGGAGGAGGCCACGGCCCGGCTGCTGGAGTTGGTGAAGGCGGCGGAGCCGGACCTATTGTTCGCCGGGCCGGCGTTCGGCTCGGGGCGTTACGGGTTGGCGTGCGCGGGGGTGTGCCGGGCGGTGGGCGGCGAGTTGGGCATACCGGTGCTGACCGCCATGTCGCCGTCCAACCCGGGAGCGGACCTGGTGCGGCGCGACATCCCGGTGGTGGAGACCGGGGAGTCCTCGGGCGACATGCGCGCGGCCATCGAGCGCTCGACGCGCGTGATCGTGAGGCTCCTGACCGGCGAGGACGTGGCCCCGGGCAGCGAGGAAGGCTTGCTGCCGCGCGGCGGACGCTGGAACACACGGGCGTCCCGGCCGGCGGCCGAACGCGCCGTGGACCTGCTGCTGGCCAAGCTCACGGGCGGGCCGATGGAGACGGAGATCCCGTTGCCGCCCTTCCAGGAGGTGGCGCCGGC
It contains:
- a CDS encoding glycine/betaine/sarcosine/D-proline family reductase selenoprotein B yields the protein MKRIVHYTNQFFAGLGGEESAGAPPGVLEGAVGPGRLLRSLLGEGAGIVATVYCGDDHFSENEEEATARLLELVKAAEPDLLFAGPAFGSGRYGLACAGVCRAVGGELGIPVLTAMSPSNPGADLVRRDIPVVETGESSGDMRAAIERSTRVIVRLLTGEDVAPGSEEGLLPRGGRWNTRASRPAAERAVDLLLAKLTGGPMETEIPLPPFQEVAPAPGIRDLGHAKIALVTTGGLVPRGNPDGIKSYLSTHFGAYGMMERERLAGDDFESVHGGFFTAMVNEDPNRLIPLDVLRDAVREGSVGGLHEYFYSTTGNGTPVETAADMARDIAASLEEDKVDGVILTSAUGTCTRCGAAMAKELERAGIPTVHVTNLVSVSENTGAKRIMSGRAIPHVFGDPSLDADEERRLRRRLVEQALDMLREQEGAS